In one window of Brassica rapa cultivar Chiifu-401-42 chromosome A07, CAAS_Brap_v3.01, whole genome shotgun sequence DNA:
- the LOC103830598 gene encoding LOW QUALITY PROTEIN: indole glucosinolate O-methyltransferase 5 (The sequence of the model RefSeq protein was modified relative to this genomic sequence to represent the inferred CDS: inserted 1 base in 1 codon): MGYVSDPKSMNEINGDDETELGLRAVRLANYITFPMVFKAAIELGVIDTLYAAARADVNGSSSFLKPSEIATRLPTTPSNPEAPALLDRMLRLLASYSMVKCQILDGERVYKAEPICKYFLRYNIEEMGTLASQFILELDSVFLNTWAQLKDVVLEGGDAFARANGGLKLFDYMGTDERLSKLFNRTGFSVGVLQKFLEVYKGFEGVNVLVDVGGGVGNTLGFVTSKYPNIKGINFDLTCALTQAPSYPNVEHVAGDMFVEXDAIILKRMLHDWSDEDCAKILKNCWKALPENGKVIIMELVIPDEAESADVQSNIAFDMDLLMLTQCSGGKERSRAEYEAMAANSGFASCQFVCQAYHLWVIEFSK, translated from the exons ATGGGATACGTTTCAGACCCTAAATCCATGAATGAGattaatggagatgatgagaccgagcttggtttgagGGCGGTGAGGCTAGCCAATTACATAACCTTCCCAATGGTTTTCAAAGCCGCCATCGAACTTGGTGTCATCGATACTCTCTACGCAGCTGCTCGTGCTGATGTCAATGGATCCAGTTCATTCCTCAAACCGTCTGAGATAGCTACTCGGCTTCCTACAACGCCTAGTAATCCTGAAGCACCTGCTTTGTTGGACCGTATGCTTCgtttactcgctagttactcAATGGTCAAATGCCAAATCCTAGATGGTGAGAGGGTTTACAAAGCTGAACCCATTTGTAAGTATTTCTTGAGATACAATATTGAAGAAATGGGAACACTTGCTTCTCAATTCATTCTTGAACTCGACAGTGTCTTCCTGAATACATG GGCACAACTGAAAGATGTGGTGCTAGAAGGAGGAGATGCATTTGCTCGTGCCAACGGTGGGTTGAAGCTCTTTGATTACATGGGCACAGATGAGAGACTAAGCAAACTCTTTAACAGGACTGGATTCAGCGTTGGGGTTTTACAGAAATTTCTAGAAGTGTACAAAGGCTTCGAAGGAGTTAATGTGTTGGTTGATGTAGGAGGAGGAGTTGGAAACACACTAGGTTTTGTTACTTCAAAGTATCCAAACATTAAGGGTATCAACTTTGATCTAACTTGTGCTTTGACACAAGCACCTTCTTATCCTAATGTGGAGCATGTGGCTGGAGATATGTTTGTAG ATGATGCTATCATCCTGAAA CGTATGCTTCATGATTGGAGTGATGAAGACTGTGCAAAGATTCTCAAGAATTGCTGGAAAGCGTTACCGGAGAATGGGAAAGTGATTATCATGGAACTAGTTATTCCAGATGAGGCAGAGAGTGCGGATGTGCAGTCCAACATTGCATTTGACATGGATTTGTTGATGCTCACCCAATGCTCTGGAGGAAAAGAGAGATCACGAGCTGAGTATGAAGCTATGGCTGCAAACTCGGGTTTCGCCAGTTGCCAGTTTGTATGCCAAGCTTATCATTTGTGGGTCATTGAGTTCTCTAAATAG
- the LOC103830599 gene encoding egg cell-secreted protein 1.1-like: protein MATKPAFVVSFTVMLMLMVASSTVTARSLMKPTVDAPSPSTSLVYRLRLDEETGYCWDSLMQLQHCSGELILFFLNGETYIGPGCCSAIRTVGSKCWPTMIGVLGFTAQEGDMLQGYCDDEHEEHALAFSPRSPSVEFKHATVARSYNP, encoded by the coding sequence ATGGCTACCAAACCAGCTTTTGTGGTTAGCTTCACTGTGATGCTCATGCTCATGGTAGCTTCTTCCACAGTGACAGCACGATCTCTCATGAAACCAACCGTGGATGCACCTTCTCCTTCCACAAGCCTTGTGTACCGTCTTAGGCTTGATGAAGAAACAGGTTACTGCTGGGATTCATTGATGCAGCTCCAACACTGTTCTGGAGAGCTGATCTTGTTCTTTCTCAACGGTGAGACTTACATTGGCCCTGGGTGTTGCAGTGCTATAAGAACCGTGGGAAGCAAGTGTTGGCCTACTATGATTGGTGTTCTTGGTTTCACTGCTCAAGAAGGTGACATGCTCCAAGGTTACTGtgatgatgaacatgaggaACATGCTCTTGCCTTCTCACCACGTTCTCCTTCCGTGGAATTCAAGCATGCTACGGTTGCTAGATCTTATAACCCTTGA
- the LOC103831432 gene encoding uncharacterized protein LOC103831432: protein MDFHGMKRRKLQLLCKKHGIPANLKNVEMANRLVSLFTDQTSPVRTRTMSDILSRCSVIESRRDEASADDGTLVTSEYKSENSTVEEEEEMEISKENCTSVGHCVSNPESELGMPNEMELSANRHGDLSEEQADICKVGCLSVGHCVNRESLDEVNALSQHVPVNNAASSVLDDEGVFITPERKLMMMEQLSQNAKTCAAESVNHHSDEVVESHGVVFTTPEQVLLMGDSGREEVGKQEEHTSTESPVESDVLKNSQNGGVSVKKPAQFNEEVGLSSEMHKAAVESPDESDVPGRHPFPEESELEEAAKSEEYKAVESQVDCDNFSGNCHDMFDVVTASESQSIMGNFEAPTARKQEQDEVEFKDESTLFTSFERCLLLGESAHDRLGNSKSGTSQFQSPHDSSPKVGLKENSVVWGSHALAVDLGENTIRDSSGSIASKVFMPKDSLAENVDSVIDTIMECNPESELFVETSPSPSLVQLAESLPTCPILVEETVSTLIAEEDSKNNEEIVLKEHRFLAKLAEAEAVLENSDVFTTPERNLMMMEQVSQNEKTLAADSVNHQSGEAVESSYAVVFTTPEQVLLLGDYWIDEVGKQADSDNFTGANITTECHDMSNVLSASESQSIMGDFEPHIAGNQEREEVEFKEESAAFFTKFETCLLLGESAHDILGNNMSGLSPHDSSAIVILKDDSMDVGDNTVAVSSGSFTSNVSYSHEFNAGEETAGACLDASQGPTKQSKRDSPHVDSANPFDLDLDGADTTMDAERNVSFSSYVLAGTCSLVPEESSPSTNIHDQINDALEELAITDELIETKVTTQKDDKGMLDSSGGSSA, encoded by the exons ATGGATTTTCATGGAATGAAGAGGAGGAAACTACAACTCCTATGCAAGAAGCATGGCATCCCTGCAAATCTAAAGAATGTCGAGATGGCTAACAGACTCGTTTCTCTTTTCACGGATCAGACAAGTCCGGTAAGGACTCGAACAATGAGTGATATACTGAGTAGATGTTCAGTTATTGAATCTCGACGAGATGAAGCCTCTGCTGATGATGGAACTCTTGTCACCTCTGAATACAAAAGTGAGAATAGCActgtagaagaagaagaggaaatggAGATTAGTAAGGAGAATTGTACGAGTGTTGGCCATTGTGTGAGCAACCCTGAGTCCGAGCTAGGCATGCCTAATGAGATGGAGCTATCAGCAAACCGACATGGAGACTTGTCTGAAGAACAAGCGGACATCTGTAAGGTTGGTTGTCTCAGTGTTGGTCATTGTGTAAACCGAGAGTCGCTGGATGAGGTCAACGCTTTATCACAACATGTACCAGTTAACAACGCTGCTAGTAGTGTCCTCGACGATGAAGGTGTGTTCATTACCCCAGAGAGGAAGTTAATGATGATGGAACAACTCAGCCAAAACGCAAAGACGTGTGCGGCTGAGTCAGTGAACCACCACAGTGATGAAGTAGTGGAGTCTCATGGTGTTGTTTTCACGACCCCTGAACAAGTTCTATTGATGGGTGATTCTGGGAGAGAGGAGGTGGGAAAGCAAGAGGAACATACATCCACAGAATCTCCTGTTGAATCTGATGTCCTCAAAAACAGCCAAAATGGAGGAGTAAGTGTGAAAAAGCCGGCGCAGTTCAATGAGGAAGTTGGATTATCGAGTGAGATGCACAAGGCGGCTGTAGAGTCTCCTGATGAGTCTGATGTTCCAGGAAGACATCCCTTTCCAGAAGAGTCTGAACTGGAAGAAGCTGCAAAAAGTGAAGAATACAAGGCTGTGGAATCGCAAGTTGACTGTGACAATTTCTCTGGTAACTGTCATGATATGTTTGATGTTGTCACTGCCTCTGAGAGCCAGTCCATTATGGGGAACTTTGAGGCACCCACTGCTAGGAAGCAAGAACAGGATGAAGTGGAGTTCAAGGACGAGTCTACCTTATTCACTAGCTTTGAGAGATGTTTACTTCTGGGAGAGTCTGCACATGACAGACTTGGTAACAGTAAGTCTGGCACAAGTCAGTTTCAAAGCCCTCATGATTCTTCTCCCAAAGTTGGTTTGAAGGAGAACAGTGTGGTTTGGGGAAGTCACGCATTGGCTGTGGATTTAGGAGAAAACACCATTCGTGATTCAAGTGGTAGTATAGCATCCAAAGTTTTTATGCCAAAAGATTCTCTAGCAGAGAATGTTGACTCAGTAATTGACACAATCATGGAGTGCAACCCTGAATCTGAACTATTTGTGGAAACATCTCCATCTCCTTCGTTGGTACAATTAGCGGAGAGCTTGCCTACTTGCCCTATCCTTGTTGAGGAGACTGTTTCAACACTTATTGCCGAGGAAGATTCTAAAAACAATGAGGAAATTGTGCTCAAGGAGCATAGATTTTTAGCTAAGTTAGCAGAAGCAGAAG CGGTTCTGGAGAATTCAGATGTGTTCACTACCCCAGAGAGGAACTTAATGATGATGGAGCAAGTCAGCCAAAATGAAAAGACGCTTGCAGCTGATTCAGTGAACCATCAAAGTGGTGAAGCAGTAGAGTCTTCTTATGCTGTTGTTTTCACAACTCCTGAACAAGTTCTATTGCTTGGTGATTATTGGATAGATGAGGTGGGAAAGCAAGCTGACTCTGACAATTTTACTGGCGCCAATATTACTACTGAGTGTCATGATATGTCTAATGTTCTCTCCGCTTCTGAGAGCCAGTCTATTATGGGAGACTTTGAGCCACACATTGCTGGAAATCAAGAACGAGAGGAAGTGGAGTTCAAGGAAGAGTCTGCTGCCTTCTTCACTAAGTTTGAGACTTGTTTGCTTCTGGGAGAGTCTGCACATGACATACTTGGTAACAATATGTCTGGCTTAAGCCCTCATGATTCTTCTGCCATAGTTATTTTGAAAGATGACAGTATGGATGTAGGAGACAACACCGTTGCTGTATCAAGTGGTAGTTTCACATCCAATGTTTCTTACAGCCATGAGTTTAATGCTGGGGAAGAAACTGCAGGTGCATGTCTAGATGCCTCACAAGGGCCAACAAAGCAAAGCAAAAGGGATTCTCCACATGTTGACTCAGCAAATCCTTTTGATCTTGACCTTGATGGGGCAGACACAACCATGGATGCAGAAAGAAATGTTTCCTTCAGTTCCTATGTTCTTGCTGGAACCTGTTCCTTGGTGCCTG AAGAATCTAGCCCTTCCACAAACATTCATGATCAGATAAACGATGCCTTGGAGGAATTGGCAATAACAG ATGAGCTCATAGAAACAAAGGTAACAACTCAAAAAGACGACAAGGGCATGTTGGACTCTTCAGGTGGCTCTTCTGCTTAA
- the LOC103830600 gene encoding 5-formyltetrahydrofolate cyclo-ligase-like protein COG0212 has protein sequence MMIRLSSGIAANPRFQLNPFFNPQKPTSLHAQIVPLRKKNFSKLRDGDAFDAAAYESERLSLDAAAMETMAETARKEIESDQESDPKAWKWIIRKKMWDLMEARNYAMSPRPVHHRIPNFVGAPAAAAKLAELEAFRMANVVKVNPDSPQKQIRFLTLSGEKKLLTPQPRLRTGFFSVLESDFLKPETIREACTSVGVAKYGRAIGLDEKIKVDLIVIGSVAVNPQTGARLGKGEGFAELEYGMLRYMGAIDDSTPVVTTIHDCQLVDDIPLEKLAIHDVPVDIICTPTRVIFTNTPIPKPQGIYWDKLSPEKLQQIRILRELKRRLEKETGRKLPTGPSEKLPPTADRKRR, from the exons ATGATGATACGATTATCATCCGGAATCGCAGCTAATCCTCGTTTTCAACTCAACCCCTTCTTCAATCCCCAGAAACCCACTTCTCTCCACGCCCAAATCGTACCACTGAGgaagaagaacttctccaaacTCCGCGACGGCGACGCTTTCGACGCTGCAGCTTACGAGTCCGAGCGTCTGAGCCTCGACGCGGCTGCGATGGAAACCATGGCCGAGACGGCGAGGAAGGAGATCGAATCTGATCAAGAGAGCGACCCGAAAGCGTGGAAATGGATAATCCGAAAGAAGATGTGGGATCTGATGGAAGCTCGGAACTACGCTATGAGCCCTAGACCCGTTCATCATCGCATCCCTAACTTCGTCGGCGCTCCGGCTGCCGCCGCGAAA TTAGCTGAGCTTGAAGCCTTTCGTATGGCTAATGTCGTGAAGGTTAATCCTGATTCGCCGCAGAAGCAAATCAGGTTTCTTACACTCTCTG GTGAGAAGAAGCTGTTGACTCCTCAACCTAGGCTAAGAACAGGGTTCTTCTCTGTACTAGAATCTGATTTTCTGAAGCCTGAGACGATCAGAGAAGCTTGCACCTCTGTAGGAGTAGCAAAGTATGGAAGAGCGATTGGTCTCGATGAGAAAATCAAAGTGGATCTCATTGTCATCGGCTCTGTTGCTGTTAACCCTCAAACCGGTGCTCGGTTAGGGAAGGGAGAG GGTTTTGCGGAACTTGAATATGGAATGTTGCGTTACATGGGAGCTATTGATGATTCCACACCCGTTGTTACAACCA TACATGACTGTCAGCTCGTGGACGATATACCCCTAGAGAAACTGGCGATTCACGACGTTCCTGTGGATATCATATGCACTCCTACTCGAGTCATTTTCACAAATACTCCTATACCAAAACCACAAGGAATCTATTGGGACAAACTGTCGCCGGAGAAGCTGCAACAGATTAGGATACTGAGAGAGCTAAAGAGGCGGTTGGAAAAGGAGACTGGCCGTAAACTTCCGACCGGACCATCTGAGAAGTTACCTCCCACGGCTGACCGCAAACGCCGATAA
- the LOC103830601 gene encoding uncharacterized protein At1g76660, with product MGSEQHRFPQHEQRKRWEGCFEVFSCFKSQKGGKRIVPASRIPEGGNASASQPNGSHQADQATLGGVNLSLLAPPSSPASFTNSALPSTAQSPNNCYLSLAANSPGGPSSSMYATGPYAHETQLVSPPPVFSTFTTEPSTAPFTPPPELAHLTTPSSPDVPYARFLTSKNSGKGHYNDLHSTYSLYPGSPASSLRSPISRASGDGLLSPQTGVSTPLQESNFFCPETFAKFYLDHDPQNGGRLSVSKDSDTSQNRQTRSPKRDMEELEAYRASFGFSADEVITTSHYVEITDVMDDSLLSPRDGQKLLRREANLLSQTSPKSEAGLDPPKSSSNGYKDHKPRNGIHADEEALLSRVGSVKGSRSYPTGFSSSDAEIEYRRGRSLREGRENRRRR from the exons ATGGGCTCAGAGCAACATAGGTTTCCTCAGCACGAACAG AGGAAAAGGTGGGAAGGCTGTTTTGAAGTGTTCTCTTGTTTCAAGTCACAAAAAGGAGGAAAAAGAATAGTACCCGCCTCTCGCATTCCCGAAGGCGGCAATGCCTCAGCCTCACAACCCAATGGATCTCACCAAGCTGACCAAGCTACACTAGGAGGAGTCAACTTATCACTTCTAGCTCCACCTTCCTCTCCCGCTTCCTTCACCAACTCTGCTCTTCCTTCAACGGCTCAGTCCCCAAACAACTGCTACTTATCACTCGCTGCAAACTCCCCAGGAGGTCCTTCTTCGAGCATGTACGCCACAGGACCATACGCTCACGAAACCCAATTAGTCTCACCGCCTCCTGTCTTCTCCACTTTCACCACTGAGCCATCCACCGCTCCTTTCACTCCCCCTCCGGAGCTTGCTCATTTAACTACTCCTTCTTCACCTGATGTCCCTTACGCTCGCTTCTTGACTTCCAAGAACTCTGGCAAAGGTCATTACAATGATCTTCACTCTACCTACTCTCTTTACCCTGGTAGTCCAGCCAGCTCTCTCAGATCACCTATCTCTCGAGCTTCCGGAGACGGGCTACTGTCGCCTCAGACTGGTGTCTCTACGCCTTTGCAGGAGTCTAACTTCTTCTGTCCTGAAACGTTTGCAAAGTTTTACTTGGATCATGATCCTCAGAACGGTGGGAGGTTAAGTGTTTCCAAGGATTCAGATACTAGTCAGAATAGGCAGACGAGAAGTCCCAAGCGTGATATGGAGGAGTTGGAAGCTTACAGAGCTTCCTTTGGGTTTAGTGCAGATGAAGTTATTACAACTAGTCACTACGTTGAGATCACTGATGTGATGGATGATTCTTTGCTCTCTCCAAGAGATGGACAGAAGCTACTTAGAAGAGAAGCTAACTTGCTTAGTCAGACAAGTCCCAAGTCAGAAGCTGGTCTTGATCCACCAAAGTCATCTTCAAATGGTTACAAAG ATCACAAACCAAGAAATGGTATTCATGCGGATGAAGAGGCTTTGTTATCGAGAGTGGGGTCTGTGAAAGGAAGCAGAAGCTATCCCACTGGTTTCTCAAGCTCTGATGCAGAGATTGAATACAGGAGAGGAAGAAGCTTAAGAGAAGGCAGAGAGAACAGACGCAGGAGATAG
- the LOC103830603 gene encoding calcium-binding protein CML38 — protein sequence MEKIAQPQSSFMKLCRKLSPKRKDSAAESQHIKNGDHDKNRHIEAVFAYMDANKDGRISPDELQKSFMTLGEQLSDEEAEAAVRLSDTDGDGMLDFEEFAQLIKGDDKCSEEEKKMELKEAFKMYIAEGEECITPRSLKMMLKKLGESRTTDDCRVMIRAFDLNDDGVLSFDEFALMMR from the coding sequence ATGGAGAAGATTGCTCAACCTCAGTCATCTTTCATGAAACTTTGCCGGAAACTCTCACCGAAGAGGAAAGACTCAGCCGCAGAGAGTCAACATATCAAGAATGGTGATCATGACAAGAACAGACACATAGAGGCTGTCTTTGCTTACATGGACGCAAACAAAGACGGTAGAATCTCTCCAGACGAGCTTCAAAAGAGTTTCATGACACTAGGAGAGCAACTATCTGACGAAGAAGCCGAAGCTGCGGTTAGATTGTCTGATACAGACGGAGATGGGATGTTGGATTTTGAGGAGTTTGCTCAGTTAATCAAAGGAGATGATAAATGttcagaggaagagaagaagatggagcTTAAGGAAGCGTTCAAAATGTATATAGCAGAAGGTGAAGAGTGTATTACTCCTAGAAGCTTGAAGATGATGCTAAAGAAGCTAGGAGAATCAAGAACGACTGATGATTGTAGAGTTATGATTCGTGCTTTTGATCTCAATGATGATGGTGTCTTAAGCTTCGATGAGTTTGCTCTTATGATGCGCTAA